Proteins from a single region of Sporosarcina sp. P33:
- a CDS encoding AAA family ATPase has product MQSDQYIRRIRLKRDSVPSFIDYPFHLPSICTLEELELHPNVTFFVGENGTGKSTLLEAIAVAAGFNPEGGSLHFNFSTYDSHSILDEYITLIKGVIRPADGFFLRAETFYNLATTIEELDSSPGPSPRIIDGFGGKSLHEQSHGESFWSTFIHRFRGNGIYLLDEPESALSPMRQLSMLSRIHDLVGKGSQFIIATHSPLLLSYPDAKIIEFTNEGAQEATIEETSHYQIMKQFFDDKDRMLHYLLK; this is encoded by the coding sequence ATGCAATCTGATCAATACATTCGTCGTATCCGTTTGAAACGTGATTCTGTTCCATCTTTTATTGACTATCCGTTTCATTTGCCTAGTATATGCACTTTAGAAGAGTTAGAACTTCATCCAAATGTTACTTTCTTTGTAGGCGAAAATGGTACAGGGAAGTCTACACTGCTCGAAGCTATCGCAGTGGCAGCAGGTTTCAATCCTGAAGGCGGTTCTCTGCATTTCAACTTTTCTACGTATGATTCACATTCTATATTGGACGAATACATCACTCTCATCAAAGGCGTGATTCGCCCCGCTGACGGTTTCTTTCTTCGTGCCGAAACGTTCTATAACCTGGCAACGACGATTGAGGAGTTGGACAGTTCACCAGGTCCGAGCCCCCGTATTATAGACGGTTTTGGCGGGAAATCATTGCATGAACAGTCACACGGCGAATCCTTTTGGTCGACATTCATTCATCGCTTTAGAGGTAACGGAATCTATTTATTGGATGAACCGGAGTCTGCACTATCTCCCATGCGTCAACTTTCTATGTTGAGCAGGATTCATGACTTGGTTGGCAAAGGTTCACAGTTCATTATTGCAACACACTCACCGCTACTCCTATCCTACCCTGACGCGAAGATTATCGAATTTACAAATGAAGGTGCACAGGAAGCGACAATAGAAGAGACAAGCCATTACCAAATTATGAAGCAGTTTTTTGATGATAAAGATCGAATGCTGCATTATCTGCTGAAATAA
- a CDS encoding YcxB family protein, with protein sequence MEIQYKLTEEDVVAFNLYHVKHSKVGKNSLQWQRYISPLIFLLFAYFLSVFTEMPKGPLFAAFGITAVLWVIFYPKYFYFHITRQVRKMLKEGKNEGLVGEHLMKMNKAGITDKTSVGETAVQWTGVKQLREDAEYFYVYTSTVSAYIIPKRDVYSADGFKSYVRKRMLA encoded by the coding sequence ATGGAGATTCAGTATAAATTAACAGAAGAAGATGTAGTGGCATTCAATTTGTATCATGTAAAACATTCTAAAGTCGGGAAAAACTCGTTGCAGTGGCAACGATACATATCCCCATTAATATTTTTGCTGTTTGCATACTTCCTATCTGTATTTACGGAGATGCCAAAAGGGCCATTGTTTGCTGCATTTGGAATCACAGCGGTATTGTGGGTGATCTTCTATCCGAAGTATTTTTATTTTCATATTACCCGGCAGGTACGTAAGATGCTGAAAGAAGGCAAGAATGAAGGATTAGTCGGAGAACATCTGATGAAGATGAACAAAGCGGGAATTACGGATAAGACTTCTGTAGGCGAAACAGCTGTGCAGTGGACGGGAGTAAAGCAGCTGAGAGAAGATGCGGAGTATTTTTACGTGTACACGAGTACGGTAAGTGCGTATATTATACCGAAGCGGGATGTGTATTCGGCGGATGGATTCAAGTCGTATGTCCGGAAGCGAATGTTAGCCTGA
- a CDS encoding histidine phosphatase family protein has translation MTIIGFIRHGVTAWNKEGRAQGSSNIPLDEEGVETARKLAERLAEEKWDIIFTSPMIRARQTADLLAEQSGVPVVEDDRLRERSGGLIEGTTEQERLQKWGPKWRELDLKFETAESVIARGLEFVNEKISENPDQRLLIVSHGSFIKRIIAALMEDSQYAVTIDNTSLTVIDAEKKSCLLLNDTAHLAGGSYGDSV, from the coding sequence TTGACCATTATTGGCTTTATTCGACACGGCGTGACGGCATGGAACAAAGAAGGCCGCGCACAGGGAAGCTCGAATATACCGCTGGATGAAGAAGGTGTAGAAACCGCCCGGAAATTGGCGGAGCGTCTGGCCGAAGAAAAGTGGGATATTATCTTCACCAGCCCAATGATACGCGCCAGGCAGACAGCGGATTTACTTGCGGAACAATCCGGCGTACCTGTTGTCGAAGATGACCGCCTGCGCGAAAGAAGCGGCGGATTGATTGAAGGAACGACAGAACAGGAGCGGCTGCAGAAATGGGGGCCAAAGTGGCGGGAGCTGGATTTGAAATTTGAAACGGCAGAAAGCGTGATTGCCAGAGGACTTGAATTTGTAAATGAAAAAATTAGCGAAAATCCTGATCAGCGTCTGCTGATTGTCAGCCATGGGAGCTTCATCAAACGGATTATAGCTGCGCTGATGGAGGATTCACAATATGCCGTAACAATTGATAATACATCGCTGACTGTAATAGACGCAGAAAAGAAAAGCTGTCTGCTATTAAATGACACCGCGCACTTGGCAGGAGGATCCTATGGAGATTCAGTATAA
- a CDS encoding MFS transporter produces MKKESITLGLLLTNLLIAFLGIGLVIPVMPRLMNELHITGTVVGYMVAIFAMAQLLVSPISGKWVDTFGRKKMIVAGLVIFSTSEFLFGIGQTLPVLFASRILGGISAAFIMPAVTAFIADITTMETRSKALGFMSAAISTGFILGPGIGGFLAGFGTRVPFFFAGGLALFAAVFSFIVLREPDRYQEAVTEDESKPGLKRIFAPHYFIVFIIILILSFGLASFESIFSLFVDHKFGFTPKDIAIIITGSGLVGAVAQVLLFDKLARTIGEKRLILFCLIFSAFLVFLATFVQSYFAVLAVTMIIFVGFDLIRPAATSYLSKIAGNEQGFVGGMNSMFTSIGNVFGPVIGGALFDIDVDYPFYFGAFVLLLGVALNYLWIKRTPAFRPNI; encoded by the coding sequence ATGAAAAAGGAATCTATTACGTTAGGGCTGCTGTTGACCAATTTACTGATTGCTTTTTTAGGAATTGGACTGGTTATTCCTGTCATGCCGAGATTAATGAACGAATTACATATAACCGGTACGGTAGTGGGCTATATGGTTGCGATTTTTGCCATGGCCCAGCTGCTCGTTTCACCTATTTCAGGAAAATGGGTTGACACTTTCGGCCGAAAGAAAATGATTGTAGCCGGCCTGGTGATTTTCAGTACATCCGAGTTCCTGTTCGGGATTGGACAAACATTACCTGTTCTTTTTGCATCCCGTATTTTAGGCGGCATCAGTGCGGCATTCATCATGCCGGCGGTGACTGCGTTTATTGCAGATATCACTACAATGGAAACGCGTTCCAAAGCATTAGGCTTCATGTCGGCGGCTATTTCCACAGGGTTTATTCTCGGCCCGGGAATAGGCGGTTTCTTAGCAGGCTTTGGCACGCGGGTTCCGTTCTTTTTTGCGGGCGGACTCGCTTTATTTGCAGCCGTCTTTTCCTTCATCGTCCTGCGGGAGCCTGACCGCTATCAGGAAGCGGTGACGGAGGACGAAAGTAAGCCTGGATTAAAACGTATCTTTGCTCCTCATTATTTTATTGTGTTTATTATTATTCTTATTTTATCTTTTGGTTTGGCTTCATTTGAATCGATTTTCAGTTTGTTTGTTGACCATAAATTTGGCTTCACACCAAAAGATATCGCCATCATCATTACAGGAAGCGGACTGGTCGGAGCGGTTGCACAAGTGCTGCTTTTTGATAAACTTGCGAGAACAATTGGTGAAAAGAGACTGATTTTATTCTGCCTGATATTTTCTGCATTTCTCGTGTTCCTGGCAACATTCGTGCAAAGTTATTTCGCTGTGCTTGCGGTAACGATGATTATTTTCGTAGGGTTTGACCTCATCCGTCCTGCTGCCACTTCCTATCTGTCCAAAATCGCGGGAAATGAACAGGGATTTGTAGGCGGAATGAACTCGATGTTCACAAGTATCGGTAATGTTTTCGGACCTGTTATAGGAGGAGCATTATTTGACATTGATGTGGATTATCCGTTCTACTTCGGAGCATTCGTCCTGCTGCTTGGGGTAGCACTGAATTACTTGTGGATTAAAAGGACGCCGGCATTCAGACCGAATATATAG